The following are encoded in a window of Artemia franciscana chromosome 5, ASM3288406v1, whole genome shotgun sequence genomic DNA:
- the LOC136027521 gene encoding zinc finger protein OZF-like isoform X2, translated as MSPKREDVPLLNSCSISGPCKFEYDSQESKCSSNEGQFSPHVSGLHLQGNTSLFVSNNPPTNGFSSVCTSESEGKGLENQKTVSKNCPQSKEYKKSERWQTTHKEKKTYRCEVCDKIFSRMQDLNQHQRVHTGEKPFECDECNKTFSQAGHLNKHQRMHTGEKPFKCDVCDKTFSRTDTLNKHQRVHTGEKPFKCDVCEKRFSQVFSLNTHQRLHTGEKPFKCDVCDQPFSQAGNLYKHKRIHTGEKPFKCDVCDKMFSEAANLNQHQRLHTGEKPFKCDECNKTFSQVQNLNSHKRLHTREKLFKCDVCDQTFSQAPRLNKHQKMHTGEKPFKCDVCDKTFSRSDTLNKHQRVHTGEKPFKCDVCEKRFSQVFCLTIHQRLHTGEKPFKCDVCDQTFSQIGNMNKHKRMHTEEKPFKCDVCDKIFSKMLYLNRHQRIHTGNKPFKCDVCDQTFSQLSHLNRHHRKHTGEKPFKCDVCDKTFSYSSNLNEHQRIHKGEKPFKCEVCDKTFSQTGNLYKHQRIHTGEKPFKCHVCDKTFSQAGSLNQHQRVHTGH; from the coding sequence GTCAATTTTCACCACACGTGTCTGGACTACACTTACAGGGAAATACGTCACTATTTGTTTCAAATAATCCACCTACGAATGGTTTTTCAAGTGTATGTACATCGGAGTCTGAAGGAAAAGGTTTAGAAAATCAGAAAACTGTTTCGAAAAATTGCCCGCAAagtaaagagtataaaaaatCGGAAAGATGGCAAACAactcataaagaaaaaaaaacctatagaTGTGAGGTATGTGACAAGATATTTTCTCGAATGCAGGATTTGAACCAGCACCAAAGAGTGCATACTGGTGAGAAGCCGTTTGAATGTGATGAATGTAACAAGACCTTTTCTCAAGCAGGTCATTTGAACAAACACCAAAGAATGCATACGGGTGAGAAGccgtttaaatgtgatgtatgtgaCAAGACGTTTTCTCGCACTGATACTTTGAACAAACATCAAAGAGTGCATACGGGTGAAAAACCATTTAAGTGTGATGTTTGTGAGAAGCGTTTTTCGCAAGTTTTCAGTTTGAATACACATCAAAGACTgcatacaggtgaaaaaccgtttaagtGTGACGTTTGTGACCAACCCTTTTCTCAAGCAGGAAATTTGTACAAGCACAAAAGGATTCATACGGGTGAGAAACCTTTTAAATGCGATGTGTGTGACAAGATGTTTTCTGAAGCTGCAAATTTGAACCAGCACCAAAGACTGCACACGGGTGAGAAGCCTTTTAAATGTGACGAATGCAACAAGACGTTCTCTCAGGTACAAAATCTAAACTCACATAAAAGGTTGCATACGCGTGAAAAATTGTTCAAGTGTGATGTTTGTGACCAAACCTTTTCTCAAGCACCACGTTTaaataaacaccaaaaaatgCATACcggtgagaaaccgtttaaatgtgatgtatgtgaCAAGACGTTTTCTCGCTCTGACACTTTAAACAAACATCAAAGAGTGCATACgggtgaaaaaccgtttaagtGTGATGTTTGTGAGAAGCGTTTTTCGCAGGTTTTCTGTTTGACTATACATCAAAGACTgcatacaggtgaaaaaccgtttaagtGTGATGTTTGTGACCAAACTTTTTCTCAAATAGGGAATATGAACAAGCACAAAAGAATGCATACGGaagaaaaaccgtttaaatgtgatgtgtgtgataagatattttcaaaaatgctgTATTTGAATCGGCACCAAAGAATCCATACAGGTAATAAACCATTTAAGTGTGATGTTTGTGACCAAACCTTTTCTCAATTATCACATTTGAACCGGCACCATAGAAAGCATAcgggtgagaaaccgtttaaatgtgatgtatgtgaCAAGACCTTTTCTTATTCCTCAAATTTGAACGAACATCAAAGAATTCATAaaggtgaaaaaccgtttaaatgtgaagtGTGTGACAAGACGTTTTCTCAAACAGGAAATTTGTACAAGCACCAAAGAATTCATAcgggtgagaaaccgtttaagtGTCATGTATGTGACAAGACCTTTTCTCAAGCAGGAAGTTTAAACCAGCACCAAAGAGTGCACACGGGTCATTAG